GTGGAAATCGCGGATTTTGCGCTTATTCAATGCAATGCGTTGCTGGAGATAGGCGGGGGCACGCGGCTGGGCGAGTATTGTGTCATCAGGGACACAAACCATGTCATGCGCGGCACCAGCTTGCACTGGCGGCTCACGCCGCATGTCACGGAGCCTATCACGATTGGCCCGAACTGCTACCTCGGCGCGCACGTGTACATCAGCCCGGGCGTCACGATTGGAGAAGGGGCGGTGGTCGGCCCTGGCAGCGTGGTCAGCAAGAATATCGGGGCTTTCGAGATTTGGGCGGGTTATCCGGCTTCATTTATCGCGCACCGGACGGAACAGCGGGTTCAGACGACGCTGCGCCGCCACCTGGACCTGGTCTCCATGTTCGGGGTAACCGCGCCTGAGGAATCGTAACGGGACCGGCGGCCCGTACGGATAAGGGCGCGCACAGGGAAATGACGCATGGCTTTAGAACCCAAACGGCTGAAGGCCGTTG
This DNA window, taken from Candidatus Hydrogenedentota bacterium, encodes the following:
- a CDS encoding acyltransferase, coding for MNALRSRWRLWRLRRQVERMGRDVQFLGTRIEVKGHIELGDRCILGEGVVLRTHKQGRIVIGEDVEIADFALIQCNALLEIGGGTRLGEYCVIRDTNHVMRGTSLHWRLTPHVTEPITIGPNCYLGAHVYISPGVTIGEGAVVGPGSVVSKNIGAFEIWAGYPASFIAHRTEQRVQTTLRRHLDLVSMFGVTAPEES